A stretch of Christensenellaceae bacterium DNA encodes these proteins:
- a CDS encoding transcriptional regulator: protein MYEDFIPERLAKLRTQKGVSARDMSLSLGQANNYINNIENKKTLPAMQSFFYICEYLGVTPQEFFDEGNPYPETLKEFIAEAKRLDAKSMAYILGIMKELNSKK from the coding sequence ATGTATGAAGATTTTATACCGGAGCGTTTGGCAAAATTAAGAACGCAAAAGGGCGTGTCGGCGCGAGATATGTCACTATCATTGGGACAGGCCAACAATTATATCAATAATATTGAAAACAAGAAAACGCTTCCCGCCATGCAGTCTTTCTTTTATATTTGCGAATACTTGGGTGTGACACCGCAGGAGTTTTTCGATGAAGGCAACCCTTATCCTGAAACCTTGAAGGAATTTATAGCGGAGGCCAAACGGCTGGACGCAAAATCAATGGCCTATATCCTCGGTATCATGAAAGAATTGAACAGCAAAAAATAG
- a CDS encoding ATPase encodes MAIVNDEQVIKVLRQYNPWWRTPSAIKEESKPQKRLAYYEALKILTHKSIRRFAVLSGMRRVGKTTILYQIIDHLIDEGVNPKNILYATFDNPVLKLVNVENVLAIYESMYPIEGTRYILFDEVQYTENWELWMKVIYDSRKDIRLIATGSASPILEKGSADSGTGRWSVLKIPTMSFYEYCKLLNLDLPILQDNLRLSKLVNMSHAQLGDLMDKFSLLQNHFNRYLMIGGFPELVLSDDDAYAQRMLREDVVDKVIKRDVLTLFNIRSPLLMEKLFLYLCMNSTEIFNATTAAKELENTSVTTIDSYIGALEMSNLIYLAKPMDVGSKGALKGKPKIFIADAAIRNAVLMIDDVLSDESELGAMVETTVYKHMVSFYQGSPASLGYFRKAKDNQKEVDVVVELPRQKILCEVKYRNNSHISSTDAIVELCQDEKSKVTNAFLVTKRLDDFGITKHETKTPIFRVPAIAFLYILGKAEAEGQNGKL; translated from the coding sequence ATGGCGATTGTGAATGATGAACAGGTCATTAAAGTATTGCGGCAATACAACCCTTGGTGGCGCACTCCTTCTGCTATCAAGGAGGAAAGCAAGCCGCAAAAAAGGCTGGCCTACTATGAAGCCCTGAAAATCCTTACGCATAAGAGCATACGGAGGTTCGCCGTTTTATCCGGCATGAGGCGCGTAGGCAAGACAACCATCCTTTATCAGATCATAGACCACCTGATTGATGAAGGCGTAAACCCCAAAAATATCTTATATGCCACTTTCGATAATCCGGTTTTGAAACTTGTCAATGTGGAGAATGTGCTTGCCATCTATGAATCCATGTACCCTATCGAAGGCACAAGGTATATTCTCTTTGATGAAGTGCAGTACACCGAGAATTGGGAATTGTGGATGAAGGTAATCTACGATAGCAGAAAAGATATTCGGCTGATTGCCACCGGATCCGCAAGCCCAATTTTAGAAAAAGGTTCGGCAGACAGCGGCACAGGCCGGTGGAGCGTACTCAAAATTCCTACTATGTCGTTTTACGAGTATTGCAAACTGCTTAATCTTGACTTGCCTATCCTTCAAGACAACCTGCGCTTATCCAAGCTGGTAAACATGAGCCATGCACAGCTTGGCGATTTAATGGATAAATTTTCCCTGCTGCAAAACCACTTTAACCGCTATCTTATGATCGGCGGCTTTCCTGAATTGGTGTTGTCGGATGACGATGCCTACGCACAAAGGATGTTGCGGGAAGATGTGGTTGACAAGGTTATTAAGCGCGATGTGCTAACCCTCTTTAATATCCGAAGCCCTTTGCTGATGGAAAAGCTGTTTCTCTATCTGTGTATGAACTCAACGGAGATTTTTAACGCCACTACTGCGGCAAAGGAATTGGAAAACACTTCTGTCACAACCATTGACAGTTATATTGGGGCGCTGGAAATGTCTAATCTCATTTATCTGGCGAAGCCGATGGATGTGGGCAGCAAAGGCGCGTTAAAAGGAAAACCGAAAATCTTTATCGCGGATGCAGCGATCCGCAATGCGGTGCTTATGATTGACGATGTGCTTTCGGATGAAAGCGAACTGGGGGCAATGGTAGAAACCACCGTCTACAAGCATATGGTGTCCTTCTATCAGGGCAGCCCCGCAAGCCTTGGATATTTCAGGAAAGCCAAAGACAATCAAAAAGAGGTTGATGTGGTGGTAGAACTGCCGCGCCAAAAAATCCTTTGTGAAGTAAAGTACCGCAACAACTCCCATATTTCATCTACAGATGCCATTGTGGAATTGTGTCAAGATGAAAAATCCAAGGTGACAAACGCCTTTTTAGTAACCAAACGCTTAGACGATTTTGGAATCACAAAACATGAAACCAAAACGCCAATATTCAGAGTCCCCGCTATCGCTTTTCTTTACATTTTAGGCAAAGCCGAAGCGGAAGGCCAAAACGGAAAGCTATAA
- the topB-2 gene encoding DNA topoisomerase: MEQFKLVIAEKPSVAQALAAVLGAKMKKDGYLEGNGWLVSWCIGHLVELAQPEAYDEKYAKWNYSDLPILPAIWKYEVPKDKKKQLATLRRLMNDKRVSAVVCATDAGREGELIFRLVYQQADCQKPILRLWISSMEDAVIRDGFEHLHPGADYDRLYQAALCRSGADWLVGINATRLFSTLYGETLNIGRVMTPTLALLVRREADIKAFQSKPFYVPEIACGGFTAAGEKLEDRRAAEAVKQDCNGKDAVVDKIEKQKKVVQPPLLYDLTTLQRECNRLFGFTAQQTLDYLQNLYEKKLATYPRTDSQFITADMQATVGSLALWLWQNMPYTKDCSAAPELERIINDSKVTDHHAILPTVEIAHTDLSALPAGERNVLMLIATRLLCATAQPHRFEAVTATLKVGTHIFTAKGKTVLLDGWKGIERAFRAELKQKPQQEDENDDADRLPELQEGQRFTNISASVREGKTTPPKHYTEDSLLAAMETAGAEETPDDAERKGLGTSATRAAILEKLVSTGFVQRKKKQLLPSEKGINLIAVLPEVIKSPSLTAEWESMLKQVERSEITANTFMDGIAKLVRDLIQQNSAPNSAYLSLFGKNKAGKHEAIGTCPRCGGAVLEGKKGFFCENKACSFALWKSNHFFSSKKKTITKTIAAALLKEGRVFISGLYSEKTGKTYDAVVVMDDTGDKYVNFKLEFERRGGK; encoded by the coding sequence ATGGAACAATTCAAACTGGTGATTGCAGAAAAGCCCAGCGTGGCGCAGGCTTTAGCCGCAGTGCTGGGCGCGAAAATGAAAAAGGACGGTTATCTGGAGGGCAATGGCTGGCTGGTATCATGGTGCATAGGCCACTTGGTAGAGCTGGCGCAGCCGGAAGCCTACGACGAAAAATATGCAAAATGGAATTACAGCGATCTGCCCATTTTACCTGCAATCTGGAAATACGAAGTACCAAAAGATAAGAAAAAGCAGCTTGCCACTCTGCGCAGGCTGATGAACGATAAGAGAGTGAGCGCCGTGGTCTGCGCTACCGATGCAGGCCGCGAAGGAGAATTGATTTTCCGGCTGGTCTATCAGCAAGCGGATTGTCAAAAACCGATTCTCCGGTTGTGGATTAGCTCTATGGAGGATGCGGTCATCCGCGACGGATTTGAACACCTGCATCCCGGCGCGGACTATGACCGTCTTTATCAAGCGGCGCTTTGCCGGTCCGGGGCAGATTGGCTTGTGGGTATCAATGCAACACGCCTTTTCTCTACACTATACGGGGAGACTTTGAATATTGGCCGTGTTATGACCCCTACGCTTGCGCTTTTGGTGCGGCGTGAAGCGGATATTAAGGCATTTCAGAGCAAACCGTTTTATGTGCCGGAGATTGCTTGCGGAGGATTTACCGCCGCCGGTGAAAAGCTGGAAGATCGACGCGCTGCCGAAGCGGTAAAACAGGATTGCAATGGCAAAGATGCTGTTGTAGATAAAATTGAAAAACAGAAAAAAGTGGTACAGCCACCGCTTCTATACGATTTGACAACCTTGCAGCGAGAGTGTAACCGCCTGTTTGGATTCACCGCCCAGCAAACCCTTGACTATCTCCAGAATCTATACGAAAAAAAGCTGGCAACCTATCCGAGAACAGACAGCCAGTTTATCACCGCCGATATGCAGGCCACCGTAGGTTCCCTCGCCCTATGGTTGTGGCAGAACATGCCTTACACGAAAGATTGCAGCGCAGCACCGGAATTGGAGCGCATCATTAACGACAGCAAGGTAACAGATCACCATGCGATTCTTCCTACTGTCGAGATTGCCCACACGGACCTCTCCGCTCTCCCCGCAGGCGAAAGAAATGTGTTGATGCTGATCGCTACTCGGCTGCTTTGCGCTACTGCCCAGCCGCACCGCTTCGAGGCTGTTACCGCAACCTTGAAGGTCGGGACGCATATTTTCACTGCAAAAGGAAAAACCGTCCTGCTTGACGGATGGAAAGGAATTGAGCGCGCCTTCCGCGCAGAGCTAAAGCAAAAGCCCCAGCAGGAGGACGAAAACGACGATGCTGACCGTTTGCCGGAGCTGCAGGAAGGCCAGCGATTTACAAACATCTCTGCCAGCGTGCGCGAAGGCAAAACCACCCCGCCAAAACACTATACCGAAGATAGCCTGCTTGCAGCAATGGAAACAGCGGGCGCAGAGGAAACACCGGATGATGCCGAGCGCAAGGGGCTTGGCACTTCGGCTACTCGAGCCGCGATCTTAGAAAAATTGGTTTCCACCGGCTTTGTGCAGAGAAAGAAAAAGCAGCTTTTACCTTCGGAAAAAGGCATCAATTTGATCGCCGTGCTGCCGGAGGTAATCAAATCGCCTTCTCTCACTGCCGAATGGGAGTCCATGCTAAAGCAGGTTGAGCGCAGTGAAATAACCGCCAATACTTTTATGGATGGAATCGCTAAGTTGGTTCGTGACCTTATACAGCAGAACAGCGCGCCCAATTCAGCCTATCTCTCCCTGTTTGGAAAAAATAAGGCTGGCAAGCATGAGGCCATCGGCACCTGCCCGCGCTGCGGCGGCGCTGTGCTTGAAGGAAAAAAGGGATTTTTCTGTGAAAACAAAGCGTGTTCCTTTGCTTTGTGGAAGTCCAATCATTTCTTCTCCAGTAAAAAGAAAACCATCACTAAAACCATTGCAGCGGCTCTCTTAAAAGAGGGGCGCGTTTTTATTTCCGGTCTTTACAGCGAAAAAACAGGAAAAACCTACGATGCGGTGGTTGTGATGGATGACACCGGCGATAAGTATGTGAATTTCAAACTGGAGTTTGAGCGGAGAGGTGGAAAATGA
- a CDS encoding mobilization protein, translating to MKPASEKRNTQLHILVSEKEVSMIKERMSLIGVSNLSAYLRKVAIDGYIINLDLAEVRELIKLLRICSNNLNQYTRKANETGRIYAADVEDLRLQLDKVWEATEKMLSSLSYLP from the coding sequence ATGAAACCGGCCAGCGAGAAGCGCAATACCCAGCTTCATATTTTGGTATCAGAAAAAGAAGTCTCAATGATAAAAGAGCGCATGAGTTTGATCGGCGTTTCTAACCTGTCGGCTTATCTGCGTAAGGTTGCAATCGACGGTTATATCATCAATCTGGATTTGGCCGAAGTGCGGGAATTGATAAAGCTCCTTCGTATCTGTTCAAACAATCTGAATCAGTACACACGCAAAGCCAATGAAACCGGCAGAATCTATGCCGCCGATGTGGAGGATCTTCGTCTGCAGTTGGATAAGGTTTGGGAAGCGACAGAAAAGATGTTATCCTCTCTTTCTTACCTTCCCTGA